The proteins below come from a single Panicum hallii strain FIL2 chromosome 7, PHallii_v3.1, whole genome shotgun sequence genomic window:
- the LOC112900598 gene encoding putative B3 domain-containing protein Os04g0347400, whose amino-acid sequence MASSGDHVAAAKHLRVLLPFTCDSLRVPDELAEDIGAGEALVVGPLGSKGKVFWRVEVGRDGDGAFLGRGWPELADACGVDAGWLLVLRHRGRGVLTVKAFDDTRCLSDLGAPAPPPVEAAVSGKATARKPQFIIVLPTDFMEKMLIPAKFVQQHIPKEHRNNHMAIVLGPHGKVYNIKLEADRSDMFFTGGWSQFMVFHDITESNALLVRYEGSMVFTVKVFGSDGFQRYSKQKENKAQQRSTLPHSEKLQKAPSVSIQNRKRKNKTSLQRNSIYKIGPPSWIKKQINTNTLEKHLALAKAFCDAIGLWEPCTITLRVSTTDGTRSWLVHGLPCKTSSYLLVQGWRQFCQENHLKEGDTCTFNVIETTLWNVLITCHEEKMNQFCYQETPKSKKDKSSTDGQKMIQRSMNYLNKGRTKSVFEIGPPAWIKKEINACTIESHLNLPLAFCEAIGLRQRCMITLKTSTSSTKSWQARLNVYQNCCQLVGGWKSFCLDNGIRVGDVCTMQIIETTLWNVTVDRREDSTR is encoded by the exons ATGGCGTCGTCCGGCGACCACGTCGCGGCCGCCAAGCACCTCAGGGTGCTGCTGCCGTTCACCTGCGACAGTCTG CGCGTCCCCGACGAGCTCGCCGAGGACATCGGCGCCGGGGAGGCCCTCGTCGTCGGCCCACTCGGCAGCAAGGGAAAGGTTTTCTGGCGCGTCGAGGTCGGGCGCGACGGTGACGGCGCCTTCCTGGGCCGCGGCTGGCCCGAGCTCGCGGACGCGTGCGGCGTCGACGCAGGGTGGCTCCTCGTCCTCCGCCaccgcggccgcggcgtgcTCACCGTCAAGGCCTTCGACGACACCCGCTGCCTCAGTGACCTCGGCGCTCCCGCTCCGCCTCCAG TTGAAGCAGCCGTGAGTGGCAAAGCCACCGCTCGTAAGCCACAGTTCATCATTGTGCTTCCAACCGATTTCATGGAAAAGATG CTAATACCTGCTAAGTTTGTGCAACAGCACATCCCCAAAGAGCACCGGAACAATCATATGGCCATTGTTTTGGGACCCCATGGCAAAGTTTATAACATTAAGCTTGAGGCAGATCGATCGGACATGTTCTTCACAGGTGGCTGGTCACAGTTTATGGTGTTTCATGACATTACTGAATCTAATGCTCTGCTGGTAAGGTATGAGGGCAGCATGGTGTTCACTGTCAAAGTGTTTGGCTCTGATGGATTTCAGAGATATTCCAAGCAGAAGGAAAACAAAGCTCAGCAAA GATCAACATTACCACATAGTGAGAAGCTGCAGAAAGCACCATCTGTTTCCATTCAGAACCGTAAGCGTAAGAACAAGACATCATTACAAAGGAACTCGATCTACAAGATTGGGCCGCCGTCATGGATAAAGAAGCAGATCAACACCAACACACTTGAAAAGCATCTT GCTTTGGCAAAAGCTTTCTGTGATGCTATTGGGCTGTGGGAACCTTGTACAATAACACTGAGAGTCTCAACAACAGATGGTACTAGATCTTGGCTTGTGCATGGACTCCCATGCAAAACAAGCAGCTACCTGCTTGTGCAGGGTTGGAGGCAGTTCTGCCAGGAGAACCATCTCAAGGAAGGGGATACCTGCACCTTCAATGTCATCGAAACCACACTGTGGAATGTACTTATCACATGTCATGAGGAAAAGATGAATCAGTTCTGCTAT CAAGAAACCCCTAAGAGCAAGAAAGACAAGTCCAGTACTGATGGACAAAAGATGATTCAACGCTCCATGAATTATTTGAACAAGGGTAGGACAAAAAGTGTCTTTGAGATTGGGCCACCTGCTTGGATAAAGAAGGAGATCAATGCCTGCACAATTGAAAGTCATCTC AATTTGCCACTGGCCTTCTGCGAGGCGATTGGACTTCGACAACGCTGCATGATCACGCTCAAAACTTCTACCAGCAGCACCAAGTCTTGGCAGGCGCGCCTAAACGTGTACCAGAATTGCTGCCAGCTGGTTGGAGGCTGGAAGAGTTTCTGCCTCGATAATGGGATCAGGGTGGGCGATGTCTGTACCATGCAGATCATAGAAACCACCCTGTGGAATGTCACGGTCGATCGTCGAGAAGATAGTACCAGGTAG
- the LOC112901370 gene encoding putative B3 domain-containing protein Os04g0347400: MSWRPQCGTLLSHGEYPTISSRMHMSKNKWSRSKRNKRLDGSRSSLNKAAFHRKSFYEIGPPSWIKKVINGHTLEKYLALATDFCDAIGLRESCMITLKTSMDSTGSWQVCGISIKNCRSYLLIKGWRRFCQENSLKKGDICTFNVIETTVWHVIITRYKEQIDLPCYLQEKPSGSSMKRKRVNNRSSNEEQKSSKGSMISWCKASSKTGCIFEIGPPAWIKKEINMWAIRNTLYLPPVFCKAIGIREPCKITLKTSMSSITSWQARVIPYNHSSHHVNGLTRFCQDNGIKVGDVCTFKIVDTTLWHVIIEPR; encoded by the exons ATGTCGTGGAGGCCACAATGTGGCACGTTGTTGTCACACGGT GAATATCCTACTATTTCCAGTAGGATGCATATGAGCAAGAACAAGTGGTCAAGAAGTAAAAGGAACAAGAGACTAGACGGCTCCAGGAGTTCTTTAAATAAGGCAGCATTTCACAGGAAATCTTTCTATGAGATTGGGCCCCCATCATGGATAAAGAAAGTGATCAACGGGCACACACTTGAAAAGTATCTT GCTTTAGCAACAGATTTTTGTGATGCGATTGGGTTGCGGGAATCATGTATGATCACACTGAAGACGTCAATGGACAGTACCGGATCTTGGCAGGTGTGTGGTATCTCAATCAAGAATTGCCGCAGCTACCTGCTTATAAAGGGCTGGAGGAGGTTCTGCCAGGAGAACAGTCTCAAGAAAGGTGACATCTGCACCTTCAATGTTATCGAAACCACAGTGTGGCATGTCATTATCACGCGCTATAAAGAACAGATAGATCTGCCCTGCTAT CTGCAAGAAAAACCTTCAGGTTCTAGTATGAAGCGTAAAAGAGTGAACAACAGGTCAAGTAATGAAGAACAAAAGAGTTCCAAAGGTTCTATGATTTCATGGTGCAAGGCGTCATCAAAGACAGGATGCATCTTTGAGATTGGACCACCAGCTTGGATAAAGAAGGAGATCAATATGTGGGCAATTAGAAATACTCTC TATTTGCCACCGGTCTTCTGTAAGGCGATTGGAATCCGGGAACCTTGCAAGATCACCCTCAAGACCTCAATGAGCAGCATCACATCTTGGCAGGCACGTGTTATCCCGTACAATCACAGCAGCCACCATGTTAATGGTCTGACGAGATTCTGCCAGGATAATGGGATCAAGGTAGGGGATGTGTGCACCTTCAAAATTGTCGACACTACCCTGTGGCATGTCATCATCGAGCCTCGGTAA
- the LOC112900599 gene encoding putative B3 domain-containing protein Os04g0347400 → MASSVGGGAATAKHPRVLLPFTCDALRIPEELAAEIGAREALVVGPSAGKVKLWRVEVGWDGDGAFLGRGCLEFADACGVDAGWLLVLRHRGRGVLTVKVFDASCSSLQPRLRQPQVAKAPLIPAKFMQQYIPKEHLNNRTAIIFGPLGKVPHIEIEMNQSDVFFSGGWSQFLVLHDITESNALLLRYEGNMVFTVKVFEPDGYQRESKTKDIRMQQISTLSDIEEKQEAPSISIQKHYKNDLSSNDGVKKPKGPVMRLTKAPFWIKSVFEVGPSSWIKKQVNANTLRELVRPFPY, encoded by the exons ATGGCGTCGTCGGTCGGCGGTGGCGCCGCCACGGCCAAGCACCCAAGGGTGCTGCTGCCGTTTACCTGCGACGCTCTG CGCATCCCCGAAGAGCTTGCCGCGGAAATCGGCGCCAGGGAGGCCCTCGTCGTCGGCCCCTCCGCCGGCAAGGTCAAGCTCTGGCGCGTTGAGGTCGGgtgggacggcgacggcgcgtTCCTGGGGCGCGGGTGTCTGGAGTTCGCGGATGCGTGCGGCGTCGACGCCGGgtggctcttggtcctccgGCACCGCGGCCGGGGCGTGCTCACCGTCAAGGTGTTCGACGCTAGCTGCAGCAGCCTGCAGCCGCGG TTGAGGCAACCACAAGTGGCCAAGGCACCC CTAATACCTGCTAAGTTTATGCAACAGTACATCCCCAAAGAGCACCTGAACAATCGTACAGCCATTATTTTCGGCCCCCTTGGTAAAGTTCCTCATATTGAGATCGAGATGAATCAGTCAGATGTGTTCTTCTCAGGTGGCTGGTCACAGTTTCTGGTGTTACATGACATCACTGAATCTAATGCTCTGCTGCTGAGGTATGAAGGCAACATGGTGTTCACAGTCAAAGTGTTTGAGCCTGATGGATACCAGAGAGAGTCCAAGACCAAAGACATCAGAATGCAGCAAA TATCAACATTATCAGATATTGAAGAGAAGCAGGAAGCACCATCAATTTCCATTCAGAAGCATTACAAGAATGATTTGTCAAGCAACGATGGAGTAAAGAAACCAAAAGGCCCTGTGATGCGTTTGACCAAGGCACCATTTTGGATAAAATCTGTGTTTGAGGTTGGGCCGTCATCATGGATAAAGAAGCAGGTCAACGCCAACACTCTTCGTGAACTTGTAAGACCATTTCCCTATTGA
- the LOC112901597 gene encoding putative B3 domain-containing protein Os04g0346900, with the protein MITFKTTMTGSWQVSGVPCNKHSYLLVHGWRRFCEENNVKEGDICTFNVIKTTMWHVVITRYIPKLPETAFASSMKCKSINDRPISEGQEMSKGSISSSKKTLSQKKIVYEIGPPAWINKKILNTNNRFFTLPLTFCNAIGLREACTITLKTSLSSTRSWQVHVLPYKHASNLGSGWKRFCWDNEIKEGDTCTFNIIETTLWHVVIVHR; encoded by the exons ATGATCACGTTCAAGACCACAATGACTGGGTCTTGGCAGGTGAGTGGTGTCCCATGCAACAAACACAGCTACCTTCTTGTGCATGGCTGGAGGAGATTCTGCGAGGAGAACAATGTCAAGGAAGGTGACATCTGCACCTTCAATGTCATCAAAACCACAATGTGGCATGTTGTCATCACGCGCT ACATTCCGAAGCTACCGGAAACAGCTTTTGCTTCCAGTATGAAGTGTAAGAGCATCAATGACAGGCCAATTAGTGAAGGACAAGAGATGTCAAAAGGCTCCATCTCTTCTTCGAAGAAGACATTATCACAGAAGAAAATCGTTTATGAGATTGGGCCTCCGGCTTGGATAAATAAGAAGATATTAAACACGAATAACCGTTTTTTT ACTTTACCACTGACTTTCTGCAATGCGATTGGTTTGAGGGAAGCGTGCACAATCACCCTCAAGACCTCACTGAGCAGCACCAGATCTTGGCAGGTTCATGTTCTCCCATACAAGCATGCGAGCAACCTCGGGTCGGGCTGGAAGAGATTCTGCTGGGATAATGAGATCAAGGAAGGAGACACCTGCACATTCAACATCATTGAAACCACGCTGTGGCATGTTGTCATTGTGCATCGATAA
- the LOC112900600 gene encoding putative B3 domain-containing protein Os04g0347400, producing MASSANHGGGAAKQLRVLLPFSCEDRLRIPDELAEDIGAGKALVVGPCGVKSRAVWPVGLGRDGGGAFLGRGWPEFAAAHGVGAGWHLALRHRGRGVLTVKAFDNSCCIRDLGAKQPAATDSMEKILIPAKFVQYYITKRELNNHMAVVFSPLGKVNSIKLEMDQSDVFFAGGWPQFLAFHGITESNALLLRYESNMVFTVKVFEPYGCQRKPKHKDNIMQQISTSPDLEKRQKALSVPIWKRKSENDFPCSKVHKPKGFMPSLNEASLQRNSF from the exons ATGGCGTCGTCCGCCAACCATGGCGGTGGTGCCGCCAAGCAGCTCAGGGTGCTGCTGCCTTTCTCCTGCGAAGACAGGCTG CGCATCCCCGACGAGCTCGCCGAGGATATCGGCGCCGGGAAGGCCCTCGTCGTCGGCCCGTGCGGCGTCAAGTCCAGGGCCGTCTGGCCCGTCGGGCTcgggcgggacggcggcggcgcgttccTGGGGCGCGGGTGGCCCGAGTTCGCCGCCGCGCACGGCGTCGGCGCCGGCTGGCATCTCGCCCTCCGCCaccgcggccgcggcgtgcTCACCGTCAAGGCGTTCGACAACAGCTGCTGCATCAGGGACCTCGGCGCTAAACAACCTGCAGCCACAG ACTCCATGGAAAAGATT CTCATACCTGCTAAGTTTGTGCAATACTACATCACCAAACGGGAACTGAACAACCATATGGCTGTTGTGTTCAGTCCCCTTGGAAAAGTTAATAGCATTAAGCTCGAGATGGATCAGTCAGATGTGTTCTTTGCTGGTGGCTGGCCACAATTTCTGGCATTTCATGGCATCACTGAATCAAATGCTCTGCTGTTAAGGTATGAGAGCAACATGGTGTTTACAGTAAAAGTGTTTGAACCCTATGGATGCCAGAGGAAGCCCAAGCACAAGGACAACATAATGCAACAAA TATCAACATCACCAGATCTTGAAAAGCGACAGAAAGCACTATCCGTACCCATTTGGAAGCGTAAGAGCGAGAATGATTTTCCTTGTAGCAAAGTACACAAACCAAAAGGCTTCATGCCTTCTCTAAATGAGGCATCATTACAGAGGAATTCTTTCTAA